The Actinomycetota bacterium genome has a window encoding:
- a CDS encoding leucine-rich repeat domain-containing protein, with translation MKKIYCVIVSLTLMLGSVFGAVSCTSSASQDAETQTTIAEQVTTELTETTEIPDPKSEVIVFNDPVLEEKIRAAMEKPEGDITVGEAETVKKIDGDIEWQSPEEMMIKDISVLKYFTNLEELELQFHAITDISPLAKLTKMKGLCLGGNNIGDISPLADMKGLGFLSLFNCQAKDYSVLKNFNLFGLHIDYSPFEDLSVLSEMKGLQRLTFVETKVSDVSPIANLTELKVLKLDKCPIRDLSPLKDIYPNLEEKDFELE, from the coding sequence ATGAAAAAGATTTACTGTGTAATTGTTTCTTTGACTCTTATGCTTGGTTCGGTATTTGGAGCTGTGTCATGCACTTCTTCAGCTTCACAGGATGCTGAAACTCAGACTACCATTGCAGAACAGGTTACAACAGAATTGACTGAAACAACAGAAATACCAGATCCTAAATCCGAGGTTATTGTTTTTAATGATCCTGTTCTGGAAGAGAAAATACGAGCTGCCATGGAAAAGCCAGAAGGCGACATAACAGTTGGTGAAGCAGAAACAGTAAAAAAAATTGATGGCGATATAGAATGGCAGTCGCCCGAAGAAATGATGATTAAAGATATAAGCGTGTTAAAATATTTTACAAATCTTGAAGAGCTGGAACTTCAGTTTCATGCAATAACTGACATAAGTCCGCTTGCCAAACTGACTAAAATGAAAGGACTGTGTCTTGGCGGTAATAATATTGGAGATATTAGCCCTCTGGCTGATATGAAGGGACTTGGATTTCTGTCATTATTCAATTGCCAGGCAAAAGATTACAGTGTTCTTAAAAATTTTAATCTTTTCGGCCTTCATATAGACTACTCGCCATTTGAAGATTTAAGCGTTCTTTCGGAAATGAAAGGTTTGCAGAGACTTACATTTGTTGAAACAAAAGTAAGCGATGTTTCACCAATAGCTAATCTGACGGAATTAAAAGTCCTTAAATTGGATAAATGCCCTATCAGGGATCTTTCTCCTCTCAAGGATATTTATCCAAATCTTGAAGAAAAGGATTTTGAGCTGGAGTAA